In the Brucella anthropi ATCC 49188 genome, one interval contains:
- a CDS encoding alpha-D-ribose 1-methylphosphonate 5-triphosphate diphosphatase has product MANEIVLKNAQIVLADEIVSGSILIRDGKIAAINQGYANGGDDMDGDYVIPGLIELHTDQLESHYAPRPKVRWNVDAAVQAHDAQVAASGITTVFDAMRVGSDYDRDFVGKDMRMLADAIESGVRENRLRADHFLHLRCEVSSADCLETFELFAGDDRVKLASLMDHAPGQRQFVDLETYRTYYMRKMKLTDEEFRVHCEKRMADSDAYSANHRRAIAEMAATRGIVLASHDDATSAHVDESLDHGVRIAEFPTTMEAANASKGAGLSILMGAPNIVRGGSHSGNIAARDLVDNGSLDILSSDYIPFSLIQSAFGLASGERPIALPQAVRLVTKNPADAMAMDDRGEIAIGKRADLVRVRPKGAIPVVRTVWREGERVL; this is encoded by the coding sequence ATGGCTAATGAAATCGTTCTGAAAAATGCGCAGATCGTGCTCGCTGACGAGATTGTTTCCGGTTCTATCCTGATCCGTGACGGCAAAATTGCAGCCATCAATCAGGGCTATGCCAATGGCGGCGATGACATGGATGGCGATTATGTCATTCCGGGCCTCATCGAATTGCACACCGACCAGCTGGAAAGCCATTACGCGCCGCGTCCGAAAGTGCGCTGGAATGTCGACGCTGCGGTTCAGGCCCATGATGCGCAGGTAGCAGCATCGGGCATCACGACGGTTTTCGATGCGATGCGTGTCGGCTCCGACTATGACCGCGACTTCGTTGGTAAGGATATGCGGATGCTTGCGGATGCCATTGAAAGCGGTGTTCGCGAAAATCGCCTGCGTGCAGACCACTTTTTGCATCTGCGCTGCGAAGTATCTTCGGCAGATTGTCTCGAAACGTTCGAGCTTTTTGCGGGCGATGACCGCGTCAAACTCGCTTCGCTGATGGATCATGCGCCGGGACAGCGTCAATTCGTTGATCTTGAGACCTATCGCACTTATTACATGCGCAAGATGAAGCTCACGGATGAGGAGTTCCGGGTGCATTGTGAGAAGCGTATGGCGGATTCGGACGCCTATTCGGCCAATCATCGCCGCGCCATTGCCGAAATGGCTGCGACACGTGGCATCGTTCTGGCCAGCCATGACGATGCGACCAGTGCGCATGTCGATGAATCGCTCGACCATGGCGTGCGGATTGCCGAGTTTCCGACCACGATGGAAGCGGCCAATGCTTCGAAAGGTGCGGGCCTCTCGATCCTGATGGGCGCGCCGAACATCGTTCGCGGTGGCTCGCATTCCGGCAATATCGCCGCGCGTGATCTCGTGGACAATGGCAGCCTCGACATCCTGTCTTCGGACTATATTCCGTTCAGCCTCATTCAGTCGGCTTTCGGCCTTGCTTCGGGTGAACGTCCGATTGCGCTGCCACAGGCTGTCCGCCTCGTGACCAAGAATCCTGCCGACGCCATGGCCATGGATGATCGCGGCGAAATCGCCATCGGCAAGCGCGCCGATCTCGTTCGCGTGCGCCCGAAAGGTGCAATCCCGGTTGTCCGTACGGTCTGGCGCGAAGGCGAACGGGTGCTTTGA
- the phnE gene encoding phosphonate ABC transporter, permease protein PhnE, with the protein MTVSSLDGNGAKGLLADYRREVGKRRLYGIALLLALVVVAIAASVVADVRPGTLVENLFRFTSYLGRILPDLTIANFWGDLAAWYWNLGGWLKMLFETLLIAYLATLIGAVVAFAASFAASSNMAPNSTVRFIVRRGLELLRTVPEIVFALLFVIAFGLGPMAGVLALMLHTTGALGKLFSEVVENIDMRPVEGIRASGGSGLQVIRFAVLPQVAANFASYGLLRFEINVRGASVMGFVGAGGIGQELLTSIRQFYYSDVSAILLLIIVTIVVIDLVTQRVRHALLGRIG; encoded by the coding sequence ATGACGGTATCCTCACTCGACGGCAACGGTGCAAAAGGCCTGCTTGCCGATTATCGCAGAGAAGTCGGCAAACGGCGTCTCTACGGTATCGCGCTGCTCCTCGCGCTTGTCGTTGTCGCCATTGCTGCCTCCGTCGTTGCCGATGTTCGGCCGGGCACACTGGTCGAAAATCTCTTTCGCTTTACAAGCTATCTCGGTCGCATTCTGCCGGATCTGACCATCGCCAATTTCTGGGGCGACCTCGCTGCCTGGTACTGGAACCTCGGCGGCTGGCTCAAGATGCTGTTTGAGACGCTGTTGATCGCCTATCTGGCGACATTGATCGGTGCAGTCGTCGCTTTCGCCGCTTCCTTCGCAGCATCATCCAACATGGCTCCCAATTCGACGGTTCGCTTCATCGTTCGTCGCGGGCTGGAATTGTTGCGTACGGTTCCAGAAATCGTCTTCGCGCTGCTGTTCGTTATCGCCTTCGGTCTTGGGCCGATGGCCGGTGTGCTGGCACTGATGCTTCATACGACAGGAGCACTGGGCAAGCTGTTCTCCGAAGTCGTCGAGAATATCGATATGCGCCCGGTAGAAGGTATTCGCGCATCGGGCGGCTCCGGCTTGCAGGTCATTCGCTTTGCCGTGCTGCCGCAAGTGGCCGCAAATTTTGCTTCCTATGGCCTGCTGCGCTTTGAAATCAACGTGCGCGGCGCTTCCGTCATGGGTTTTGTGGGGGCAGGCGGCATCGGGCAGGAACTGCTTACCTCGATCCGCCAGTTCTATTACAGCGATGTCAGCGCCATTCTGCTTCTGATCATCGTGACGATCGTCGTGATCGATCTTGTCACCCAGCGCGTGCGTCACGCACTGCTTGGCCGTATTGGTTGA
- the phnD gene encoding phosphonate ABC transporter substrate-binding protein, translating to MLNRRNFLAAAALTATLTMPMMASTAQAADWSKDYPEIVLGVIPAENASTTSDRYAPLAAYLGKELGTKVTLRVANDYAAVIEGQRAGNIQIAFYGPASYARAVMTGVETTPLVNQRHDTGVNGYYSVVYVRADSPYQKMDDLKGKTIALVDPNSTSGNNAPRFFLNREGYSVDTFFGKNFFAGSHENAVLALAQGTADAAANSWNSENDSNLTRMVSRGVLKDANGKAMTKDDFRVIFKSDFLPEGPFAVLSTLPDQLKADIKQAFLDMPTKDKAGFDALSDGKDQEFVATEAKDFEPIIEMLKFNDKARKS from the coding sequence ATGCTTAACCGTAGAAACTTTCTGGCGGCGGCTGCGCTTACCGCAACGCTGACCATGCCAATGATGGCCTCCACCGCTCAGGCTGCTGACTGGAGCAAGGATTATCCGGAAATCGTTCTGGGCGTTATCCCGGCTGAAAACGCCTCGACCACTTCCGACCGTTATGCACCTCTGGCTGCATATCTCGGCAAGGAACTTGGCACCAAGGTCACGCTGCGCGTCGCCAACGACTACGCCGCCGTCATCGAAGGCCAGCGCGCCGGTAACATCCAGATCGCATTCTATGGCCCGGCTTCTTATGCCCGCGCCGTCATGACCGGCGTTGAAACCACTCCGCTCGTCAACCAGCGTCATGACACCGGCGTCAACGGCTACTACTCTGTCGTTTATGTTCGCGCCGACAGCCCCTACCAGAAAATGGATGACCTGAAGGGCAAGACCATTGCTCTCGTTGATCCGAACTCCACGTCGGGCAACAATGCTCCGCGCTTCTTCCTCAACCGCGAAGGCTATAGCGTCGATACGTTCTTCGGTAAGAACTTCTTTGCTGGCAGCCATGAAAATGCAGTTCTTGCTCTTGCGCAGGGCACCGCTGACGCCGCTGCCAACTCCTGGAACTCGGAAAACGATTCCAACCTGACCCGTATGGTCAGCCGCGGCGTTCTGAAAGACGCCAACGGCAAGGCAATGACGAAGGACGATTTCCGCGTCATCTTCAAGTCGGACTTCCTTCCAGAAGGCCCGTTCGCCGTTCTCAGCACGCTGCCAGACCAGTTGAAGGCAGACATCAAGCAGGCTTTCCTCGACATGCCAACCAAGGACAAGGCTGGCTTTGACGCCCTTTCCGACGGCAAGGATCAGGAATTCGTAGCCACCGAAGCTAAGGATTTCGAACCAATCATCGAGATGCTCAAGTTCAACGACAAGGCTCGCAAGTCTTAA
- the phnL gene encoding phosphonate C-P lyase system protein PhnL — protein MTQVRTSSPLAVSGLAKTFTMHLQGGIQLPVVSNVDFNLEAGECAVLGGPSGAGKSSILKMVYGNYAVNAGSILIRHEDRMVDLATADPREVLAVRRDTIGYVSQFLRTLPRVAAIDVVAEPLVARGVDREVALNRARELLSQLNLPERLWALPPATFSGGEQQRVNIARGFITDHPVLLLDEPTASLDAKNRAVVVDLIKTKKEQGVAMLGIFHDEDVRTEVADRIIDVTAFSPRAAA, from the coding sequence ATGACACAAGTTAGAACATCCTCTCCGCTGGCGGTGTCGGGTCTGGCGAAGACGTTCACGATGCACTTGCAAGGTGGCATTCAGTTGCCAGTCGTAAGTAACGTGGACTTCAATCTGGAAGCAGGCGAATGCGCCGTGCTTGGCGGACCTTCCGGTGCCGGTAAAAGCTCCATTCTCAAGATGGTCTATGGCAATTACGCTGTGAATGCAGGTTCGATCCTCATTCGTCACGAAGACCGTATGGTGGATCTGGCAACAGCCGATCCGCGCGAAGTGCTGGCGGTGCGGCGCGATACGATTGGCTATGTCAGCCAGTTTCTGCGCACACTGCCGCGCGTCGCGGCAATCGATGTGGTTGCCGAGCCTCTGGTTGCGCGTGGCGTCGATCGCGAAGTTGCGCTGAACCGCGCTCGCGAGCTTCTGTCACAGCTCAACCTGCCAGAAAGGCTTTGGGCCTTGCCGCCTGCAACCTTCTCCGGCGGCGAACAGCAGCGCGTGAACATCGCGCGCGGTTTCATCACGGATCATCCGGTACTGCTGCTCGATGAGCCGACCGCCTCGCTTGATGCCAAGAACCGTGCGGTCGTGGTTGATCTCATTAAGACCAAGAAGGAGCAGGGCGTCGCCATGCTAGGCATCTTCCACGATGAAGATGTGCGTACGGAGGTTGCGGACCGGATTATCGACGTGACAGCTTTCTCTCCGAGGGCCGCCGCATGA
- the phnE gene encoding phosphonate ABC transporter, permease protein PhnE, with translation MTDIAQSLSREAHAHEKELRAEYADLFGNGRTWRNLAILTVALIASVWFAFYWLDFSLLRILNGLGRLGDFALMMMPPSSGGRFSLYLWSMMETLAIAYLGTLLAAILAFPFGFLAAKNIIPNVFLHFGIRRFLDTIRGVDTLIWALIWVSVVGLGPFAGILAIACSDFGAFGKLFSEAIEGADKKPVEGVVSSGGGKLHGYRFGVLPQVLPLIGSQVLYFFESNTRSATIIGIVGAGGIGAHLAEQIKVLNLQDVSFLIIMILIAVAVIDWFSSKLRHAMIGKKAQKSA, from the coding sequence ATGACCGACATTGCACAAAGTCTCTCCCGCGAAGCGCATGCGCACGAAAAGGAACTCAGAGCCGAATATGCCGATCTGTTCGGCAATGGGCGCACATGGCGCAATCTGGCGATTTTAACCGTAGCGCTTATCGCTTCGGTCTGGTTCGCCTTCTACTGGCTCGATTTTTCGCTGCTGCGCATTCTAAACGGCCTCGGTCGCCTCGGCGATTTCGCCTTGATGATGATGCCGCCATCATCCGGCGGTCGTTTCAGCCTTTATCTCTGGTCGATGATGGAAACGCTGGCAATCGCCTATCTCGGCACATTGCTGGCAGCGATCCTCGCTTTTCCATTCGGTTTTCTGGCGGCGAAGAACATCATTCCGAATGTCTTCCTGCATTTCGGCATCCGCCGCTTCCTCGATACCATTCGCGGCGTCGATACGCTGATCTGGGCGCTGATCTGGGTGTCGGTTGTGGGGCTTGGGCCGTTTGCCGGTATCCTCGCCATCGCCTGCTCGGATTTCGGCGCATTCGGCAAGCTGTTCTCGGAAGCCATTGAAGGGGCCGACAAGAAGCCGGTCGAAGGCGTGGTCTCGTCGGGTGGCGGCAAGCTGCACGGTTATCGCTTCGGCGTGCTGCCACAGGTTTTGCCACTGATCGGCAGTCAGGTGCTTTACTTCTTCGAGTCAAACACCCGTTCGGCAACGATCATCGGTATTGTTGGGGCAGGTGGCATCGGCGCGCATCTGGCGGAACAGATCAAGGTTCTGAACCTTCAGGACGTTTCCTTCCTGATCATCATGATCCTGATCGCTGTTGCCGTGATCGACTGGTTCTCGTCCAAGCTGCGTCACGCCATGATTGGCAAGAAGGCACAGAAATCGGCTTAA
- the gyrA gene encoding DNA gyrase subunit A: protein MNGGPNGGPSGIEPISIIEEMQRSYLDYAMSVIVSRALPDVRDGLKPVHRRILHAMNEMNLAYNRPYRKSAGVVGEVMGKYHPHGDASIYDALVRMAQDFSMRDPLVDGQGNFGSIDGDPPAAMRYTECRLEKLTESILSDIDKDTVDFQDNYDGREQEPVVMPARFPNLLVNGSGGIAVGMATNIPPHNLGEVIDGCVALIENPAIQLEEMIEIIPGPDFPTGGIILGRAGINSAYTTGRGSVIMRGRATIEPMRGDREAIIITEIPYQVNKASMIEKMAELVRDKRIEGISDLRDESDREGYRVVVELKRDAVADVVLNQLYRYTPLQTSFGCNMVALNGGKPEQLNLLDMLRAFVAFREEVVTRRTKFLLNKARDRAHVLVGLAIAVANIDEVIALIRRAPDPTTAREQLMERRWPAVDVAPLIRLIDDPRHRINEDDTYNLSEEQARAILDLRLQRLTALGRDEVADELNKIGEEIRDYLDILSSRLRVMTIVKDEMIAVRDEFATPRRTEIGFGGAEMDDEDLIAREDMVVTVSHAGYIKRVPLTTYRAQRRGGKGRSGMATKDEDFVTRLFVANTHTPVLFFSSRGIVYKEKVWRLPVGTPQSRGKALINMLPLQQGERITTIMPLPEDEESWANLDVMFSTTRGTVRRNKLSDFVQVNRNGKIAMKLEDEGDEILSVDTCTEFDDVLLTCAGGQCIRFPVTDVRVFAGRNSIGVRGINLADGDKVISMAILHHVDADASTRSAYLKRSIAERRAQGADDADDIVVVGEDVGTDAELTEELYQELKAREETVLTVSEYGYGKRSSSYEFRVSGRGGKGIRATDTSKTDEIGKLVALFPVEASDQILLVSDGGQLIRVPVDGIRIAGRSTKGVTIFNTADGEKVVSVERISEADSDEENGSEGEAASEGEAPIADTEE from the coding sequence ATGAATGGTGGCCCAAACGGCGGCCCTAGCGGTATCGAACCGATTTCCATTATCGAGGAGATGCAGCGCTCCTATCTCGATTACGCGATGAGCGTTATCGTGAGCCGTGCGCTGCCCGATGTGCGCGACGGCCTGAAGCCCGTGCATCGCCGCATTCTCCACGCCATGAACGAGATGAACCTCGCCTATAACCGCCCGTACCGTAAGTCGGCGGGTGTGGTCGGTGAGGTCATGGGTAAGTATCACCCGCATGGCGACGCTTCTATTTATGACGCTCTCGTGCGTATGGCGCAGGATTTCTCCATGCGCGATCCGCTTGTCGACGGGCAGGGCAATTTCGGCTCCATCGACGGCGATCCGCCGGCAGCGATGCGTTACACCGAATGCCGTCTGGAAAAGCTTACCGAATCCATCCTGTCGGACATCGACAAGGACACGGTCGACTTCCAGGACAATTATGACGGCCGCGAGCAGGAACCTGTGGTTATGCCTGCACGCTTCCCGAACCTGCTCGTCAACGGTTCGGGCGGTATCGCTGTCGGCATGGCGACCAACATTCCGCCACACAATCTCGGTGAAGTCATTGATGGCTGCGTAGCGCTCATCGAGAATCCGGCCATTCAGTTGGAAGAAATGATTGAGATCATCCCTGGTCCGGATTTCCCGACCGGTGGCATCATCCTCGGACGCGCAGGCATCAATTCCGCCTACACGACCGGGCGCGGTTCTGTGATCATGCGCGGGCGGGCCACCATTGAGCCGATGCGCGGTGACCGCGAAGCCATTATCATCACCGAGATCCCGTATCAGGTGAACAAGGCTTCGATGATCGAGAAAATGGCCGAACTGGTGCGCGACAAGCGCATCGAAGGCATTTCCGATCTGCGTGACGAATCCGACCGCGAAGGCTATCGCGTTGTGGTCGAACTCAAGCGCGACGCCGTTGCCGATGTCGTTCTGAACCAGCTCTATCGCTACACGCCGCTGCAAACCTCGTTCGGTTGCAACATGGTGGCGCTGAACGGCGGCAAGCCGGAACAGCTCAATCTGCTCGACATGCTGCGCGCTTTTGTTGCCTTCCGCGAGGAAGTCGTGACGCGCCGCACCAAGTTCCTGCTCAACAAGGCGCGCGACCGCGCGCATGTGTTGGTCGGCCTTGCAATTGCGGTCGCCAATATCGATGAGGTGATTGCACTCATCCGTCGTGCGCCCGATCCAACGACGGCCCGCGAGCAGTTGATGGAACGTCGCTGGCCTGCAGTCGATGTGGCTCCGCTGATCCGTCTCATCGACGATCCGCGCCATCGTATCAATGAAGACGACACCTATAACCTCTCCGAAGAACAGGCTCGTGCCATTCTCGACCTGCGTTTGCAGCGCCTGACCGCGCTCGGTCGCGACGAAGTGGCAGACGAACTGAACAAGATCGGCGAGGAAATCCGCGATTATCTCGACATTCTCTCGTCGCGCCTGCGCGTGATGACGATCGTCAAGGATGAGATGATTGCGGTTCGTGACGAGTTCGCCACGCCACGCCGCACCGAAATCGGTTTCGGTGGCGCCGAAATGGATGACGAAGACCTGATCGCCCGTGAGGATATGGTCGTCACCGTCAGCCATGCAGGCTATATCAAGCGCGTTCCGCTAACGACCTATCGTGCGCAGCGCCGCGGCGGCAAGGGCCGTTCCGGCATGGCGACTAAGGATGAGGATTTCGTAACACGTCTGTTTGTTGCCAATACGCATACGCCGGTTCTGTTCTTCTCCTCGCGTGGCATTGTCTACAAGGAGAAGGTCTGGCGTCTGCCTGTCGGTACACCGCAGTCGCGCGGCAAGGCGCTCATCAACATGCTGCCATTGCAGCAGGGCGAGCGCATCACCACAATCATGCCGTTGCCGGAGGATGAAGAATCCTGGGCAAATCTCGACGTCATGTTCTCGACCACGCGCGGTACGGTTCGCCGTAACAAGTTGTCCGACTTCGTTCAGGTCAACCGCAACGGCAAGATCGCGATGAAGTTGGAAGACGAGGGCGATGAAATCCTCTCCGTCGATACCTGTACGGAATTCGACGATGTGCTTCTGACCTGTGCCGGTGGCCAGTGCATTCGATTCCCGGTTACCGATGTGCGCGTCTTTGCAGGCCGCAACTCGATCGGCGTGCGCGGCATCAATCTGGCCGATGGCGACAAGGTCATCTCCATGGCGATCCTGCATCACGTCGATGCCGATGCATCAACCCGTTCCGCCTATCTCAAGCGTTCGATTGCCGAGCGCCGGGCGCAGGGTGCGGACGACGCAGACGACATCGTGGTTGTCGGCGAGGACGTCGGAACCGATGCGGAACTGACCGAAGAGCTCTATCAGGAGCTGAAGGCCCGCGAAGAAACCGTGCTGACTGTCAGCGAATACGGTTACGGCAAACGTTCCTCGTCCTACGAGTTCCGCGTTTCAGGCCGTGGCGGCAAGGGCATCCGCGCTACCGACACGTCGAAGACCGACGAAATCGGCAAGCTCGTTGCCCTGTTCCCGGTCGAGGCGAGCGACCAGATTCTGCTTGTTTCCGATGGCGGACAGCTCATTCGCGTACCGGTTGACGGTATCCGTATTGCCGGACGTTCCACCAAGGGCGTCACGATCTTCAACACGGCGGATGGCGAAAAGGTCGTCTCGGTCGAACGCATATCCGAAGCGGATAGCGATGAAGAAAACGGCAGTGAGGGCGAGGCAGCCTCTGAAGGCGAAGCACCAATCGCGGACACCGAAGAATAA
- the phnN gene encoding phosphonate metabolism protein/1,5-bisphosphokinase (PRPP-forming) PhnN — translation MQSDMPKGCFVAVVGPSGAGKDTIMDAARVALAGDTRFHFVRRIITRPQMPGTEDHDSLDEASFATAAGEGAFALHWQAHGLSYGLPKSLEDEIADGTVVIANVSRRVLGDIRRLYKSRSVVVITARPDVLAERLASRGRESREEITARLAREVSFDDDAGDVVTIDNSGDVNASTETFLHHLKEITVKTIA, via the coding sequence ATGCAATCCGATATGCCGAAAGGCTGTTTCGTCGCCGTCGTCGGCCCCAGCGGGGCCGGCAAGGATACGATCATGGATGCAGCGCGTGTGGCTCTTGCGGGCGACACGCGTTTTCATTTTGTGCGCCGCATCATCACCCGCCCGCAAATGCCGGGCACGGAAGATCATGACAGTCTGGATGAAGCATCTTTTGCAACAGCTGCAGGCGAGGGAGCCTTCGCTCTGCACTGGCAGGCGCATGGCCTGAGCTATGGATTGCCAAAATCACTGGAGGATGAAATCGCCGACGGTACGGTGGTGATCGCCAACGTTTCACGGCGAGTGCTTGGCGATATTCGCAGGCTCTACAAATCACGTTCTGTGGTCGTGATAACAGCCCGACCGGACGTTCTGGCAGAACGGCTTGCGTCGCGTGGTCGTGAAAGCCGGGAAGAAATCACCGCGCGACTTGCGCGTGAAGTGAGCTTCGATGACGATGCCGGAGATGTTGTCACAATAGACAATTCAGGTGATGTCAATGCATCCACAGAGACCTTCCTTCATCATTTGAAGGAAATAACTGTTAAAACAATTGCTTAG
- a CDS encoding MarC family protein: protein MGFYDTVFSAFVTLLVTIDPPGLAPLFLALTPGMERHHRGQVALRASIIGFIVMALFAIAGAQILGMFGITIGAFRVAGGLLLFWIAFEMIFEKRTERKEKSAEVAITKDHIRNIAAFPLAIPLIAGPGAISAIVLTSDSFHGVGPRLALLGVIFVCLLITYLVLLLAERVDRFLGETGRSILTRLLGVILAALAVQFVADGIKTLITG, encoded by the coding sequence ATGGGGTTCTACGATACGGTTTTCAGCGCGTTCGTCACCCTGCTTGTTACAATCGATCCGCCCGGACTGGCGCCATTGTTTCTGGCGCTCACGCCGGGCATGGAGCGGCACCACCGCGGACAGGTGGCGCTTCGCGCCTCCATCATCGGTTTTATCGTGATGGCGCTCTTTGCCATTGCGGGCGCGCAGATACTCGGCATGTTCGGCATTACCATCGGTGCGTTCCGCGTTGCCGGTGGCCTGTTGCTGTTCTGGATCGCATTTGAGATGATTTTCGAGAAGCGGACAGAGCGCAAGGAAAAGAGCGCCGAGGTTGCCATCACCAAGGACCATATCCGCAATATTGCCGCTTTCCCGCTTGCCATTCCGCTGATTGCCGGTCCGGGCGCAATTTCGGCAATCGTGCTGACCTCGGACTCATTCCATGGCGTCGGGCCGCGTTTGGCCCTTCTTGGCGTCATCTTCGTCTGCCTGCTGATTACCTATCTCGTGCTGCTGCTGGCCGAGCGCGTCGACCGGTTTCTGGGCGAAACCGGTCGTTCCATCCTGACCCGCCTTCTCGGCGTCATTCTGGCAGCGCTTGCCGTTCAGTTCGTTGCAGATGGCATCAAGACACTCATCACCGGTTAA
- the phnC gene encoding phosphonate ABC transporter ATP-binding protein, with the protein MLQLNNITRRYNDKVAVSGVDLEIEPGTFVGIIGRSGAGKSTLLRMINRLVEPSEGTIHWDGRDVTGLKGSGLRDWRAQCAMIFQHFNLVDRLDVLTNVLMGRLNYVSTPKSLLRIWSDEERLIALSALQQFDIAHLAAHRADELSGGQQQRVAIARALVQQPRIILADEPIASLDPRNTRSVMDALRRINREYGITVLCNLHSLDIARSYCDRLVGMSAGKIVFRGTPSMLTDMASRDLYGMEAADVIDADEQAETMPMPVPQSAEAVLRQLSA; encoded by the coding sequence ATGCTTCAACTGAACAACATAACGCGCCGCTATAATGACAAGGTGGCGGTTTCGGGCGTGGACCTCGAAATCGAGCCGGGCACGTTTGTGGGAATTATCGGGCGCTCGGGCGCGGGAAAGTCGACGCTTCTGCGTATGATCAATCGCCTTGTCGAGCCGTCCGAGGGAACAATTCACTGGGATGGTCGTGATGTTACGGGCCTTAAAGGCTCGGGATTGCGTGACTGGCGCGCGCAATGTGCGATGATTTTCCAGCATTTCAATCTGGTTGATCGTCTGGATGTTCTGACCAATGTTCTGATGGGGCGTCTCAATTATGTTTCGACGCCCAAGTCGCTCCTGCGTATCTGGAGCGACGAAGAACGCCTGATCGCGCTTTCCGCTCTGCAGCAGTTCGATATTGCGCATCTTGCGGCGCACCGCGCCGATGAACTTTCGGGTGGCCAGCAGCAGCGCGTGGCGATTGCCCGCGCGCTCGTGCAGCAGCCACGCATTATTCTTGCCGATGAGCCTATTGCGTCGCTCGATCCGCGCAATACCCGCAGCGTCATGGACGCCCTGCGCCGCATCAATCGCGAATATGGCATTACGGTCCTCTGCAATCTGCACTCGCTCGATATTGCGCGCAGCTATTGCGACCGCCTCGTCGGCATGTCTGCTGGCAAGATCGTATTCCGTGGCACACCGTCGATGCTGACAGATATGGCATCACGTGACCTTTACGGCATGGAAGCCGCTGACGTCATCGACGCCGATGAACAGGCTGAAACAATGCCAATGCCAGTTCCGCAGTCGGCTGAAGCCGTTCTGCGCCAGCTTTCCGCCTGA
- a CDS encoding DapH/DapD/GlmU-related protein: MTKLSVEPLVHKTAIVSGCTLGRYTEIGERSRVSETMLDDYSYLGVDCEIWCAEIGKFSNIASHVRINATNHPTWRPTLHHFTYRAGDYWPEEKDETEFFEWRRGNAVKIGHDTWLGHGSTILPGVTVGNGAVVGAGAVVSKDVAPYTIVGGVPARLIRERFDAATGNRLDRLAWWDWSHDRLREALDDFRALDIEAFLSKYETAANTNAVMKELSNG; this comes from the coding sequence ATGACCAAGCTATCGGTAGAACCGCTGGTGCATAAAACCGCCATCGTCAGCGGTTGCACACTCGGTCGCTACACAGAGATAGGCGAGCGCAGCCGCGTTTCGGAAACTATGCTCGATGACTATTCCTATCTCGGCGTCGATTGCGAAATATGGTGCGCGGAAATTGGCAAGTTTTCCAATATCGCCAGCCATGTGCGTATCAACGCCACCAACCATCCGACATGGCGCCCGACGCTGCATCATTTCACCTACCGTGCCGGTGATTACTGGCCGGAGGAAAAGGATGAGACGGAGTTTTTCGAGTGGCGTCGTGGCAATGCGGTGAAAATCGGTCACGACACATGGCTCGGCCATGGCTCCACCATCTTGCCGGGTGTGACGGTTGGCAATGGTGCGGTTGTTGGGGCCGGAGCAGTGGTGAGCAAGGACGTGGCACCCTATACGATCGTGGGTGGTGTGCCTGCGCGTCTCATTCGCGAACGTTTCGATGCTGCGACCGGCAATCGTCTGGATCGGCTGGCCTGGTGGGACTGGAGCCATGATCGTCTGCGTGAAGCGCTCGATGATTTCCGCGCGCTCGATATCGAAGCTTTCCTCTCAAAATATGAAACGGCCGCCAACACAAATGCGGTCATGAAAGAGCTATCCAATGGCTAA